tagggcggattcctgcagtaaggttagtgaaattcacgatctttgactatttcttattgattatttgaCGCCgtagcggattcctgcaataagaattagtctagataaattaagaagtgccttattgattattcaacggcgaaacggattcctgcaataaggtttaggttgaaaatattaaaaatcctcttgttgacttttcaacgcctagggcggattcctgcaataagagtgCACGGAATTTTGACGTTCGAATCTTCGCGGACCGTAAGTTTTAAGAACCGTCTAGCCCTGAGCTATGGGTGCTtaggctttttataaactttgcttGGCAATTAGatggggaatttttaattatcgtcgttggtggaaagtgacgacagtttattgtttattcgttaaacttattgcaggtgtcttgccactattctttgccgcataaaaaaggtgaaaaagctgacgctgcgttttcgcgcgctatgcaaagaggagctcacaaataattattttaagtaattattaaaataaaaaaaaattgtttggacATAACAATGGTTATATGTAAATAGAACTTTCTTCTGTTAAATATTTCGTTCAGCTGGTACACTGATGGCGTTCCAGTGTTTAAATCTTCTAAAATTAGTATGACACCTTTTTTTTGACTATTAATGAATTGCCATTTCACGTGCGAAAATTACGAGAAAATAGTTTGCTGCTAGGATTATGGTTTGGCAAATCAAAAGCAAACTCTAATCTATTTAtgagtaaatttcaaaatcaattcACTGAATTAGCTGAAGGAGTCGACATAACATTGCTAAATAAATCCTATCATATAGTTCGAGGTATTTTGATTTCAGGAACAGCTGATACGCTAGCAAAATCTGATTtcttgaattttgaaaaattcaattgtttatttggaTGTATGACGTGTTGTATCGAAGGTCACAATACTGAAACCGAAAACGGATCGACTCGTGTTTACCCATACGAAGAACGAATGGTAATGAGAACATCAGCTAATTGCATCCCTCGCGGATTCGGAGTTACTGtaaaatcacagtgaaatcaattttaccgtGAGTTTACTATGTATTGACGGTAATTTCATAGTGAATTCACAGTCATTTTGTGCCATTTCGTCACTGTGGTTCTGtagtaattttacagtaattttatggTAGTTCCATTGTGATTTCACTTGTGATTCTTTCGTAGGCTTACGATTAATTTACCATAGTTTCATGATAATCTTACTGTCGATGAACTAtcgatttatggtaaccgACAATCTTTGGACCGATTCATCAATCACGCTCACGTGGATACACTCGCACCCGTCTCGCTGGAAAGACTTTGTCAGGAATAGGGTGTCATTTATTCAAGAACTAATTCCAGATGGCCACTGGAAGTTTGTCCCTGGCACTGACAATCCAGCAGATTGTGCAACTCGAGGCTTGACAACCAGTCAGCTTAAAACTCATCAACTATGGTGGTCTGGCCCATCATGGTTGCTCGAAGACTCGCCGTCCTGGCCAACCAGTCCTATTCATAAAGATGCAGATACTCACCTGGAAGAACGTCCAGTCAAATCACTCTATGTTTTGGCTCAACCACTCAACTCGTCTCGGACGCTAATGGAACGTCCAATCCCACTGTTGCGCATGCTCAGAGTTACAGCAATTTGTGGGAGGGTACGCGACATGATCAAACGCATACCACACTCGACTCTTGCTCGTCCACTCACATCAACTGAAATCAACCTCGCACTCCAGTTCTGCATCAAGGAAACTCAACGTATTCATTTCTACTCTGAACTCCAATTACTCGCAAAACAGGCATCATGGCCAAAGGATCACCCATTTGCTCGGTTGGTGGCTTATCAAGACACCGATGGCATCATCCAAGTAGGGGGGAGATTGGAAAATGCTCCAAACTCAGATCAACAGAAGCATCCTGCAATTCTACCTCGTGATGCTGCTCTAACTCGACTCGTCATCTCTGATGCCCATCAGTGTACCATGCATGGTGGTACTCAACTCACACTCGCTCATACTCGACTCCGATACTGGATCATTGGTGGACGTCAACCAGTACGTTCACACATACTCAAATGTCTCGTCTGTGCTCGTCATCGAGGTGTTCGGGCTCAGCAATTAATGGGACAACTCCCAACTCAACGTGTCACCCCAGCGCCACCATTTTCTCACACTGGAGTCGATTACGCTGGTCCAGTATCAATCAAATCATGGAAAGGTCGAGGATCCAGGATATACAAGGGCTGGATCTGTGTGTTTGTCTGTCTGACCACATCAGCAGTTTACGTCGACCTTGTCAGCGACTACTCATCATCAGGATTATAGCAGCTCTCCGACGGTTTATTCACCGTCGAGGGATATGTACAGCACTCTACAGCGACTGTGGAACGACATTCCAAGGCGCGTACTCTGAACTCAAGCGGCTCTTCACTCAAGGCACTCAAGAATCTCATGCTCTACTCGATTGGGCCACTGTGCATCAAATCATATGGCACTTCAATCCTCCTGCTGCTCCCCATATGGGTGGTAAATGGGAAGCCGCAGTGAAATCGGTGAAACATCACCTGACTCGCACACTCGGAGAGTCAGCCTTCACGTTTGAAGAACTTACGACTCTTCTAACGCAAGTGGAGGGGATTCTGAACTCGAGACCATTGGAGGCTCTATCAGACGATCCTCAGGATCCTTCATCGCTCACTCCAGGTCATTTTCTCATTGGGAGACCAATCGTTGCGATCCCTGAATCTTCACTCATGGATACAGAAGTATCAAGACTCTCTTGCTGGCAGTTCATTCAGCAACGTGTCCAGCATTTTTGGAATCACTGGTCCACCAGCTATATTCAACGTCATCTGGCTCGAACCAAGTGGCATCATGCTCGCAACGACATTAAACTCGGCTCACTCGTCCTTCTTACTGATGAACGAACTCCACCAACTCGATGGCCACTCGCGAAAGTGACCGCACTCCATCCAGGGAAGGACAACCTAACTCGAGTGGTAACCATTCAAACAGCCACTGGTACTCTCACTCGTCCAATTGCCAAGCTCGCATTCTTACCACTGGCTCCAGAACCAGATGCCTAACTCAATGGCACTCTACTCATCAATCATCAGGTACTCAAGATCATAATCAGCAACTCTGTTCCTGATGGCGGGCGGAATGTTGCGTAAATATCAAATGTTCGCGCCAGAACATTTGATAACTCGACGCTCTACCATACCAGAGGTGCTGCTATCGACGCGCCCTCTGATACATGGAATTTCAACTCGATAGCCAGCTACGCGGCAACTGGCATTATTCTACAACACTTGTGATAGAACACCACGTGCTACcagtttttattgtaattcaatttcATCGTGTTAATTACTCTACATTATCAAGTACATCATTCTTATTGTAACTCGCTGATTCACCATGTATTTGTTATCATCTATATTCTTCAATTATATCtgttttttcatatataaactctGTGCTCATTGCTGTGGTGACCGCGTGTTAAACTAACGTGCGGGCTATATCTATTCACATACTCGCCATCATGTGACTTTGCAGCCACAAATAAGTattcaatttacaatttactttattactcATCGCTTAATATTTACTCGTACTCGATGTCAACTGGTGTGACTGATGTCATCATTCAGTCATCCAGTCATACTTAAtctcaaaaatcaatatcaaattttatttgtgactgcaaagtaattattataggTTCAGACTCGGCTCGTTAcgcttcttatattttttctctttttactCATACTCTGTGTCGCGAATTAAGATTAATTGTgactaaaatttatactcGAACTGTTGATGATAGTTGTAAATCATTaagtgttaataatttattccttATTGCGCTCTTTTGTGTAAATTAATTCACGTGTATGGTgccgtgtaaatttataaactcgtATTCATTAAACTCAACAAACTCGATCTTCAACTACGctctatgtatataatataatgttcATGTGTACGGTGCCATGCAATTTATATTAACTAAATTCAACTCAAATGCACTCGAATAATGTTTAAGAAGTGCTCCGATATAAACTCGTGATCGACTCTTGTACTCTGgctattatctgtgatttatttttattaaatatggacaatacaccaaataagtgaatttttatttctttcaccatcccgatccagcaaactaaatatttaatgtagtttttaagttaatattttacattatgGTAACACTGAGGCTTTATCATGAATTTGCAGTAAGTTTATCGTGGTTTCACTAAGAATTCACTATGATTCCATAGTAATCGGATGGTGTTAACTCTGCGGCTTCACAATAGTTTCACAGTCAGTTCATAGTGGTTTTACCATGATTTTACTGTAATCCCATGGAGACCTAGTAGTATTAGCACTGTGactctatgatattttcacagcaaattattagtgttttctccatgatttaactctactttgatagtgatctgatacggtacatctatcattaatccaatttcaaaatcaaaatttgaatttttaatgtcattaatcgatagaaatggaattaaaaaaaaaataatatcaattatttcatcaatgctcctataattatttgtaagtttagcaaatatttgggcacatatgtattttatttattataaattcagcTATTGTAGGAATTTCCGAGCGAAACTTTATCTGTATTTATCTAATTTAGCTAAttttatacactaatgcaaaaagtTAAAGGAgtaggaaaattttataaatttttcagtgatttttggaaggctgtaacttggtgaaaaatgatcgtatcgagattttagaaaaaggcttttgtagcttgaaatctctagttttggtgcatttttttcaaaatttttttaaagctccggttattgcgcaaacatgagaaataccgcgagaaaaaaaatttccaaattttttttttttttccgaagagcccacggaccgcggaacaattctttcaactaaacgaatgcatagctcgtttagcaaatatattcagcttaatgtacccccaagaccgctgtgaatttttaaattgatacatcgaaccgttttttgggaattatcgatcaaagttttgctaaacaattaaaggagcaagttttgttcctttaattgtgtaatcataatcaaattgaaaaaatgattttttttttacttttctcaaatttttgcattggtgactcagcaaatgcgaagaaatgacaaaaaaaagaaaaaatttccaaaaaatgtaaaaaaaaaaaaaatttacaacacaaaaaaaaagtttcaatttttttttttttagattttttggaaattttttattttttttgtcatttcttcgcatttgctgagtcaccaatgcaaaaatttgagaaaagtaaaaaaaaaatcattttttcattttgattatgattacacaattaaaggaacaaaacttgctcctttaattgtttagcaaaactttgatcgatgattcctaaaaaacggtttgatggatcaatttaaaaatttacaggggtcttgggggtacattaagctaaaaaagtcccgggcaacattattttttttatcgatatttgcagagtagcggttgatttactaaaaaaccaaaaaaagtcatttttttgtacttatttctaatggatgttaaaaataaaaaaattttttttttcccaaaaaatgatgacagggtcttgtagggaattaattcaagttttcaacgccgccctttaactttctgtgcgatcattggtacctgaaatatcgatgatcaaagccaaaagaaTCATTTTCTGTTCGatggctgatatctctgcgacaaaacGTCCTACAAGGTTaaacaaaaaaccaaattaaagctgaataaatttgctaaacgagctATGCATTCATTTAGTTAAAAGAagttttccgcggtccgtgggctcttcgaaaaaaaaaaaaaaaatttggaaattttttgtctcgcggtatttctcttgtttgcgcaataaccggagctttcaaaaaattttgaaaaaaatgcaccaaaactagagatttcaagctacaaAATGCTCTTtctaaaatctcgatacgattatttttcaccaagttacagccttccaaaaatcactaaaaaatttataaaattttcctactcctttaattttttgcattagtgtagaAGCCTAAGACGttaaaattcttcagaattatggaaaaaaaaaaaataaataaataaaaaaattgaataacttttttttcaaaactgtataaattgaatttaaactattgcaaaaaataaagagaacatcatttagattaatatttcaacagtaaatagttattatttattataattcaaaataaaatattcttaaattgagaaaacttgatgatttacaaatgaaggcaaatttttttttttataaatatcgaatttttttaattttatagtattcaataaaataatttttcttatagatTAGTTttgagtatatatagtattgaatagcATGAAGTAACAGATTAAATACTTAGTTCCAAATGCGTGTGGTGGCCGAGCGGGCTAAAGTACATGGCTTAAGCTGCTCTCAATCGAAGGGTCGGCAGTTCGAGTCCCATCAtacgttgaaaaaaattaaaattccttctttaccgagggtaaaaaaatagcatttaaTTCTCCAGAGGAATTACATGAAGTCGtacaaagaaataataaataatttttttaaacaagaaaaatcatttactgaaaaaccaagattaggattattgtcgctattataatattattattaattttattattattatctttgaatcaataaatatagaatCTTAATATTGCCCCTAAATCTCGATGAAAACTAAGTAGATCCAGGATTAAGTGATTAAGAaatcacagtaatattactgtcaactcacagcgatattattgtaatttaacgAAGAATCTATAGTAAGACTGCTGTGAAATCACTATATGATGACGGTATTATTACCGAGAAAGCATGACTGAAACACTGCAGATCCAGGATAAACTgatagtgaaatcactgtaaatacACAGTAATACCACTGTCAACTTACAGCTATACTACTGTAAATTAACTGTAATGCTATTATGATTCTACTATGAATCAATGgtgaaatcatcataaaattactatCGGATGGTAATAAAATCAAGTGAGCAAATGGCACAAAATcacagtgatttcactgtcatttcacCATGGGTTCACTATCTTTCCACTATGATCTCACCgaaatttcaccatgatttcgAAGTAAGTTCGAATCCGCGAGGGATCAACTGGGCCCAAACAGCAACTGAAGAAAATCCCATTTTTGGAGTCAAGGGTCCTACTGCTCTTGCCAATTACATGCCAGATTTTATCGGAGGACTAGCAATTGACAGGATGCATTGTGTAGACGGAggcataattaaaaaaatgttgacaCTTTTTTTCGATTCTCAGTATCGCGATGAAGGTTTTTCATTGTATCATATGATTGAAACTGTTGATGCACGTTTGATGACAATCAAAccaacaaaatttattcatcgTATGACTCGCTCTATCGAAGAAGTAGTCCATTGGAAGGCATCCGAACTTAGAATATGGgcattttattattcacttCCAGTATTAGAAGGAATTTTGAGGCCAGATTTATTTGAagattatcaatttttgattCTTGGATGTGCAATTCTCAGTTTCAATGAGATAACAACTGCTTTGATTGAGGTTGCAGaagactttttaaataaattcactaGAGACTTTGAACGTTTGTATGGATTAAGACATTGCTCCATTAACATTCACCAAGTACTCCATTTACCTGATTGCGTGCGTAGACTTGGTCCTTTATGGTCTACTTCATGCTTCGAGTATGAAAATCTAAACGGTCTTACCTTGAGAGCAATTCATGGAACCAACCATTTTGATTCTCAAGTGGCAAAGTCTCACGTTAGgaatattagaaaaataaaatacatggAAGGCTTACCGGATGGAGATATTTTGGACTTCtgtttaaataagaaaaaacaggttaaaataattgaacaaaTTAAACCGAGTACTTATGGCGTAGgaacatataaatatttagatcTAATACCACCTAACCTTCTGGAAATGTTAAACCAAGAACACGTCGGCAATATAACAAAGATACTCCAATATTTTAGgatgttgaaaaacaaaaatttatacgtTACGAACatgtatccaaaaaatttacaaacaaGATCAGATGGAATTTACTACTCAATGGATAATAGTTCATACTTGGGATTAATTGAGTACTTCATAAAAGTTCAATCTTGCAATTGTAGACGACAATTATGTGGATGTCACGGAACACACTACGCAATTACGCAACAAGTTATTACCGAAAAATTATTCGCAGTAAGTGGtgataattttactttcaatACCCTTGgatttttacataaatgttCTGCTACACCAAGGTATTGCTTAGTTCccattacaaatataaattctgTCTGTATAGTCATAAATTTCGAAGAAAAATGTACTTTGGTTTGCCTTTCAATAACCACGAACTGGAATGAccagtttaattatttaattttgttataaatatgaatttttaacaatttcgAGTTCAGGTCATGACTTAACGCTAGTCTAGCTACGGATCCAAATTCAGCATCATCGTTACCATCGGGTATACAAAATGCATTAGCATCTGGACGATCGTTTGTGATACCATCTGACGGCAAAGAATCAATGACCGCCGATCCGACACGACCAATTCCACTTTATTGCCCACCATGTGGCATAAGATTTTCATCAGCCAGTACTTTAGAAGCTCATCGCACTTTTTATTGTGCTCATCGACCGTGAGCAGAAGAGGACAACGTTAATGACGatgatgaatataaatatagtaaatacGACGTACGTAAAGCATACGCATGTCCACACTGTTCATACAGCGCTGACAAAAAAGTATCGCTAAATCGTCATATGTGAATGCACGTAGCATCACCAGTAGCACCACCACCATCTATACCCCCGATACCACCTGCATCGACTTCTCTTGATTTGAGTATCAGAAGATCTCCGGTGTTACATCaagatgaaaaagaaaatcgAGTAACA
The Microplitis mediator isolate UGA2020A chromosome 6, iyMicMedi2.1, whole genome shotgun sequence genome window above contains:
- the LOC130670526 gene encoding uncharacterized protein LOC130670526, producing MPRENQYSASDYADMIMLYGECHYNARDACRVYAERYPNRARHPNHRVILGAAQRLWDTGNILPARVERVGRPRDIRNLRNEDRVVDAVENDPHTSVRKLERQLQISRTSINPITKARALHPFHATKVQKLGPGDFEQRIAFCNRILEMVANDPDFLQRVLWTDESLTTNGHWKFVPGTDNPADCATRGLTTSQLKTHQLWWSGPSWLLEDSPSWPTSPIHKDADTHLEERPVKSLYVLAQPLNSSRTLMERPIPLLRMLRVTAICGRVRDMIKRIPHSTLARPLTSTEINLALQFCIKETQRIHFYSELQLLAKQASWPKDHPFARLVAYQDTDGIIQVGGRLENAPNSDQQKHPAILPRDAALTRLVISDAHQCTMHGGTQLTLAHTRLRYWIIGGRQPVRSHILKCLVCARHRGVRAQQLMGQLPTQRVTPAPPFSHTGVDYAGPVSIKSWKGRGSRIYKGWICVFVCLTTSAVYVDLVSDYSSSGL